Proteins encoded in a region of the Oenanthe melanoleuca isolate GR-GAL-2019-014 chromosome 27, OMel1.0, whole genome shotgun sequence genome:
- the CCDC43 gene encoding coiled-coil domain-containing protein 43, with protein sequence MAAPGGAGAAALPMPVPIAAPVRVPEPPPFPAWLAARLDALGLDRAVYGAYIEGLLREEESDEERLEALRAVLAACLEEDLLTDVCREVVERWSDSQVVDAKEEKEDEVQAITSMMEKQARIVVKPREVSQEEKQRKAALLAQYANVTDEEDGGDEQDGLTTAVNIGSEKSLFRNTNVEDVLNARKLERELLRDEFQRKKEQDKLQREKDKLAKQERKEKEKKRTQKGERKR encoded by the exons atggcggcgcccggcggggcgggcgcggccgcGCTGCCGATGCCGGTGCCGATCGCGGCCCCCGTGCGGGTCCCGGAGCCGCCGCCCTTTCCCGCCTGGCTCGCGGCGCGGCTGGACGCGCTGGGGCTGGACCGCGCCGTGTACGGCGCCTACATCGAGGGGCTGCTGCGGGAGGAGGAGAGCGACGAGGAGCGGCTGGAGGCGCTGCGGGCCGTCCTGGCCGCCTGCCTG GAAGAAGATCTCTTGACTGATGTGTGCAGGGAGGTTGTGGAAAGGTGGTCTGACTCCCAGGTCGTTGATGccaaagaggagaaagaag ATGAGGTGCAGGCCATCACCAGCATGATGGAGAAGCAGGCCAGGATAGTGGTGAAGCCCAGGGAGGTGTcccaggaggagaagcagaggaagGCTGCACTGCTGGCCCAGTATGCCAATGTGACCGACGAGGAGGA TGGTGGGGATGAACAGGATGGATTGACGACAGCAGTAAATATTGGATCAGAAAAAT CGCTGTTCCGAAACACCAACGTGGAGGATGTCCTGAATGCCAGGAAACtggagagggagctgctgcGGGATGAGTTCCAGAGGAAGAAAGAGCAGGACaagctgcagagggagaaggACAAGCTGGCCAAGCAGGAGcggaaggagaaggagaagaaacgAACACAGAAAGGCGAGCGGAAGCGGTAG